From Saccharothrix espanaensis DSM 44229, the proteins below share one genomic window:
- a CDS encoding bifunctional methylenetetrahydrofolate dehydrogenase/methenyltetrahydrofolate cyclohydrolase yields MTATILNGRATRDSIFDDLRARVAALVERGVTPGLATVLVGDDPGSHSYVKGKHTACAKVGITSIRRDLPADTTQERLEAVIDELNADPACTAYIVQLPLPRHLDANAILERIDPRKDGDGLHPVNLGKLVLGDEAPLPATPRGVVELLRRYEVPIAGANVTVVGRGVTVGRPIGLLLTRRSENATVTLCHTGTKDLAAEVRRADIVVAGAGSPGLITADMVKPGAAVVDVGITRTEAGLVGDVHPDVAEVAGFLAPIPGGAGPMTIAMLLTNTVEAAERGLATD; encoded by the coding sequence GTGACGGCGACGATCCTCAACGGCAGGGCCACCCGGGACTCGATCTTCGACGACCTCCGCGCGCGGGTCGCGGCGCTGGTCGAGCGGGGGGTGACGCCGGGGCTGGCCACCGTGCTGGTCGGCGACGACCCCGGGTCGCACTCCTACGTCAAGGGCAAGCACACCGCGTGCGCGAAGGTCGGCATCACCTCGATCCGCCGCGACCTGCCCGCCGACACCACGCAGGAGCGGCTCGAAGCCGTCATCGACGAGCTCAACGCCGACCCGGCGTGCACCGCCTACATCGTGCAGCTCCCGCTGCCCCGGCACCTGGACGCCAACGCGATCCTGGAGCGCATCGACCCGCGCAAGGACGGCGACGGCCTGCACCCGGTCAACCTGGGCAAGCTGGTCCTGGGCGACGAGGCCCCGCTGCCCGCCACGCCGCGCGGCGTGGTCGAGCTGCTGCGCCGGTACGAGGTGCCGATCGCGGGCGCGAACGTGACCGTCGTGGGTCGCGGGGTGACGGTCGGCCGGCCGATCGGGCTGCTGCTGACCCGGCGCAGCGAGAACGCCACGGTCACCCTGTGCCACACCGGCACCAAGGATCTGGCGGCCGAGGTGCGCCGGGCGGACATCGTGGTGGCGGGCGCGGGCAGCCCCGGCCTGATCACCGCGGACATGGTCAAGCCCGGCGCGGCCGTGGTCGACGTCGGCATCACCCGCACCGAGGCGGGCCTGGTCGGCGACGTGCACCCGGACGTGGCCGAGGTCGCCGGGTTCCTCGCGCCGATCCCCGGTGGCGCGGGACCCATGACCATTGCCATGCTGCTGACCAACACGGTCGAGGCGGCCGAGCGCGGCCTCGCGACGGACTGA
- a CDS encoding DUF3017 domain-containing protein, translating to MPEQRWRSAAGQHLPFALVLAVVGFGILRVAQYHWRQGAVLIGVALLLAALLRVLVTDEQAGLIAIRSRGVDALLYSGLGIAVIGVAMTIIGGPLSR from the coding sequence ATGCCGGAGCAGCGCTGGCGGTCGGCGGCGGGGCAGCACCTGCCGTTCGCGTTGGTGCTGGCCGTGGTCGGGTTCGGGATCCTGCGCGTCGCGCAGTACCACTGGCGGCAGGGCGCGGTGCTGATCGGCGTGGCGCTGCTGCTCGCGGCGCTGCTGCGGGTGCTGGTGACCGACGAGCAGGCGGGCCTGATCGCGATCCGCAGCCGGGGCGTGGACGCGTTGCTGTACTCCGGCCTGGGCATCGCGGTGATCGGTGTCGCGATGACCATCATCGGCGGCCCGCTGAGCCGCTAG
- a CDS encoding TetR/AcrR family transcriptional regulator gives MVRNQARRTALVDAAIEVLAREGARGLTFRAVDAEAAVPAGTASNYFANRDDLLRQAGEHLHVRLQPDPDRLAVILRADRDKALVTELMKDILARLAHDRAGYLALLELRLEATRRPELRAALTATITRNLEENVRYHVDLGLPGDRTTVVGLYLAMTGLVVEHLTLPDVLPPDTLDDLITALVDRL, from the coding sequence ATGGTCAGGAACCAGGCCCGGCGGACAGCGCTCGTGGACGCCGCGATCGAGGTGTTGGCGCGCGAGGGCGCGCGGGGGTTGACCTTCCGCGCCGTCGACGCCGAGGCGGCGGTGCCGGCCGGCACCGCGTCGAACTACTTCGCCAACCGGGACGACCTGCTGCGCCAGGCCGGCGAGCACCTCCACGTCCGGCTCCAGCCCGACCCCGACCGACTCGCCGTGATCCTGCGGGCAGACCGCGACAAGGCGCTGGTCACCGAGCTGATGAAGGACATCCTGGCCCGGCTCGCACACGACCGCGCGGGCTACCTGGCCCTGCTCGAACTGCGCCTGGAGGCCACCCGGCGGCCCGAGCTGAGGGCGGCCCTCACCGCCACGATCACCCGCAACCTGGAGGAGAACGTCCGCTACCACGTGGACCTCGGCCTACCGGGCGACCGGACGACCGTCGTCGGGCTCTACCTGGCGATGACCGGCCTGGTGGTCGAACACCTGACCCTGCCCGACGTGCTGCCGCCGGACACCCTGGACGACCTGATCACCGCCCTGGTCGACCGGCTGTAG
- a CDS encoding dihydrofolate reductase family protein, translating into MRKLTYLVATTLDGFIAAPDGGFGDFLFEGDHMAALIEQQPDTVPTQMREPLGITGPNKSFDTVLMGRSTYQVPGGLPSPYAHLRQYVVSSTLSDTPADVEVVSGDVLAKVRELKAEDGLDIWLCGGGKLAAALLPEIDRLVLKVHPVVLGRGIPLFDGEFPAARFALVETQAFSTGVVFSTFTKS; encoded by the coding sequence ATGCGAAAGCTGACCTACCTGGTAGCGACCACCCTCGACGGCTTCATCGCCGCACCCGACGGCGGCTTCGGCGACTTCCTGTTCGAGGGCGACCACATGGCGGCCCTGATCGAGCAGCAACCGGACACCGTCCCCACGCAGATGCGGGAACCGCTCGGCATCACCGGGCCCAACAAGAGCTTCGACACGGTGCTGATGGGCCGGTCCACCTACCAGGTCCCGGGTGGCCTGCCCAGCCCGTACGCGCACCTGCGCCAGTACGTCGTGTCCAGCACGCTGAGCGACACGCCGGCCGACGTCGAGGTGGTGTCCGGCGACGTGCTCGCGAAGGTCCGCGAGCTCAAGGCGGAGGACGGGCTGGACATCTGGCTGTGCGGCGGCGGCAAGCTGGCCGCCGCCCTGCTCCCGGAGATCGACCGCCTGGTGCTCAAGGTTCACCCGGTCGTGCTGGGACGCGGCATCCCGCTGTTCGACGGCGAGTTCCCGGCGGCGCGGTTCGCCCTGGTGGAGACGCAGGCGTTCAGCACCGGCGTGGTCTTCTCGACCTTCACGAAGTCGTAG
- a CDS encoding error-prone DNA polymerase: MGWNNPPVRWSELERALSGEPQRPDGGDGPGWTRRRERYEAPPDFAVKVDELGATRSRVPYVELHCHSNFSFLDGASHPEELVEAAQQLGLDGIAITDHDGMYGVVRFAEAAKELGVRTVFGTELSLGLSAPQNGVADPEGEHLLLLATGTAGYHALCRTITTGQLAEGGEKGRPVYSLDEVVADTRDECVVLTGCRKGAVRRALAEEGPEAAFGQLRRLIGLYGADRVFVELTDHGYPEDGPRNDLLWAMAHELGLPTVATNAVHYAVPARGRLAAAMAAVRARRSLDEIAGWLPPGRTACLRSGEEMARRFARFPGAVHRAAVLGLQCQFDLKLIAPELPPFDVPAGEDENSHLRALTLAGAVRRYGPPEANPKAYRQVEHELRIIEELGFPGYFLVVHDIVRFCRENDILCQGRGSAANSAVCYALGITNVDAVRFDLLFERFLAPARDGPPDIDLDIESDRREEAIQYVYRKYGRRHAAQVANVISYRGRSAIRDVARALGYSAGQQDAWSGQIDRWGPLRSTVEGGGIPGPVLDLAAQLENFPRHLGIHSGGMVICDRPVSEVCPVERGRMADRTVLQWDKDDCASIGLVKFDLLGLGMLSALHYAIDLVREHEGVEVDLGALDLGDEKVYEMLQRADSVGVFQVESRAQMATLPRLKPRTFYDLVVEVALIRPGPIQGGSVHPYIRRRNKVESWQHDHPLLANALEKTLGVPLFQEQLMQIAVDVADFTPAEADELRRAMGAKRSTHRMERLRERFYQGAKANGLDEELSGRIYAKLLAFANFGFPESHALSFAHLVFVSAWFKLYHPAAFCAALLRAQPMGFYSPQSLVADARRHGVRVLGPDVNAGLPHATLERVDGEQAVRIGLAGVRTVGQRLAESIVEQRRAGPYRDMADLGGRVRLTAAQAEALATAGAFGCFDLDRRSALWAAGAIAGIRPDRLPGTVAGTEAPPLPGMDEVELAVADVWAMNLSPDSFPTQFVREHLTGLGALTTAALADVPDRARVLVGGAVTHRQRPATAGGVTFLNIEDETGMVNVVCTAGLWVRYRRIARSSPALLIRGVLEKAEGVISLRAERLQPLSIRIPSRSRDFR, translated from the coding sequence GTGGGCTGGAACAACCCGCCGGTGCGCTGGTCGGAGCTGGAACGCGCGCTGTCCGGCGAGCCCCAGCGGCCCGACGGCGGTGACGGCCCGGGGTGGACGCGCCGGCGGGAGCGCTACGAGGCCCCGCCGGACTTCGCGGTCAAGGTCGACGAGCTGGGCGCGACCCGGTCCCGGGTGCCGTACGTGGAGCTGCACTGCCACTCCAACTTCAGCTTCCTGGACGGCGCGAGCCACCCCGAGGAGCTGGTGGAGGCGGCGCAGCAGCTCGGCCTCGACGGCATCGCGATCACCGACCACGACGGCATGTACGGCGTGGTCCGGTTCGCCGAGGCGGCCAAGGAGCTGGGCGTGCGGACGGTGTTCGGCACCGAGCTGAGCCTGGGGCTGTCCGCGCCGCAGAACGGTGTCGCGGACCCGGAGGGCGAGCACCTCCTGCTGCTGGCGACCGGCACGGCCGGCTACCACGCGCTGTGCCGCACCATCACCACCGGCCAGCTCGCGGAGGGCGGCGAGAAGGGCCGGCCGGTGTACTCGCTGGACGAGGTCGTCGCGGACACCCGGGACGAGTGCGTCGTGCTCACCGGGTGCCGCAAGGGCGCGGTGCGGCGGGCGCTGGCGGAGGAGGGCCCCGAGGCGGCGTTCGGGCAGCTGCGCCGGCTGATCGGGCTCTACGGCGCGGACCGGGTGTTCGTCGAGCTCACCGACCACGGCTACCCCGAGGACGGGCCGCGCAACGACCTGCTGTGGGCGATGGCGCACGAGCTGGGGCTGCCGACCGTGGCGACGAACGCCGTGCACTACGCGGTGCCCGCGCGCGGCCGGCTGGCGGCGGCGATGGCGGCCGTGCGGGCGCGGCGCAGCCTGGACGAGATCGCGGGCTGGCTGCCGCCGGGGCGCACCGCGTGCCTGCGGTCGGGGGAGGAGATGGCGCGCCGGTTCGCCCGGTTCCCCGGCGCGGTGCACCGCGCGGCCGTGCTGGGGTTGCAGTGCCAGTTCGACCTGAAGCTGATCGCGCCCGAGCTGCCGCCGTTCGACGTGCCGGCGGGCGAGGACGAGAACAGCCACCTGCGCGCGCTCACCCTCGCGGGCGCGGTCCGCCGCTACGGCCCGCCGGAGGCGAACCCCAAGGCGTACCGGCAGGTGGAGCACGAGCTGCGGATCATCGAGGAGCTGGGTTTCCCGGGCTACTTCCTGGTGGTGCACGACATCGTGCGGTTCTGCCGGGAGAACGACATCCTGTGCCAGGGCCGGGGTTCGGCGGCGAACTCGGCGGTCTGCTACGCCCTGGGCATCACCAACGTCGACGCGGTCCGCTTCGACCTGCTCTTCGAGCGCTTCCTCGCCCCGGCCCGGGACGGCCCGCCGGACATCGACCTGGACATCGAGTCCGACCGCCGCGAGGAGGCGATCCAGTACGTCTACCGCAAGTACGGCCGCCGGCACGCCGCGCAGGTCGCGAACGTCATCAGCTACCGCGGTCGGTCGGCGATCCGGGACGTGGCCAGGGCGTTGGGCTACTCGGCCGGGCAGCAGGACGCGTGGAGCGGGCAGATCGACCGCTGGGGCCCGCTGCGGTCCACCGTGGAGGGTGGCGGCATTCCCGGTCCGGTGCTGGACCTGGCCGCGCAGCTGGAGAACTTCCCGCGCCACCTGGGCATCCACTCCGGCGGGATGGTGATCTGCGACCGCCCGGTGAGCGAGGTGTGCCCGGTGGAGCGCGGCCGGATGGCCGACCGCACGGTGCTGCAGTGGGACAAGGACGACTGCGCGTCCATCGGCCTGGTGAAGTTCGACCTGCTGGGCCTGGGGATGCTCTCGGCGCTGCACTACGCGATCGACCTGGTGCGCGAGCACGAGGGCGTCGAGGTCGACCTGGGCGCGCTGGACCTGGGCGACGAGAAGGTCTACGAGATGTTGCAGCGCGCCGATTCCGTCGGCGTGTTCCAGGTCGAGAGCCGCGCCCAGATGGCCACCCTGCCCCGGCTCAAGCCCCGGACGTTCTACGACCTGGTGGTCGAGGTGGCGCTGATCCGGCCGGGCCCGATCCAGGGCGGCTCGGTGCACCCCTACATCCGCCGCCGCAACAAGGTCGAGTCGTGGCAGCACGACCACCCGCTGCTGGCCAACGCCTTGGAGAAGACGCTGGGCGTGCCGCTGTTCCAGGAGCAGCTGATGCAGATCGCCGTGGACGTCGCGGACTTCACCCCGGCCGAGGCGGACGAACTGCGCCGGGCGATGGGCGCGAAGCGCTCCACGCACCGGATGGAACGCCTGCGTGAGCGGTTCTACCAGGGTGCCAAGGCCAACGGCCTGGACGAGGAGCTGTCCGGGCGGATCTACGCGAAGCTGCTGGCGTTCGCCAACTTCGGCTTCCCGGAGAGCCACGCGCTGAGCTTCGCGCACCTGGTGTTCGTCAGCGCGTGGTTCAAGCTCTACCACCCGGCGGCGTTCTGCGCGGCGCTGCTGCGGGCGCAGCCGATGGGGTTCTACTCGCCGCAGTCGCTGGTCGCGGACGCCCGGCGGCACGGCGTCCGGGTGCTCGGCCCGGACGTGAACGCCGGCCTCCCGCACGCCACGCTGGAGCGCGTCGACGGCGAGCAGGCCGTCCGGATCGGCCTGGCCGGGGTGCGCACGGTGGGGCAGCGGTTGGCCGAATCGATCGTCGAGCAGCGCCGGGCCGGGCCGTACCGGGACATGGCGGACCTCGGCGGGCGGGTCCGGCTGACCGCCGCGCAGGCCGAGGCCCTGGCCACCGCGGGCGCGTTCGGGTGCTTCGACCTGGACCGGCGGTCGGCGCTGTGGGCGGCGGGCGCGATCGCGGGCATCCGCCCGGACCGGCTGCCGGGCACGGTGGCGGGCACCGAGGCCCCGCCGCTGCCCGGGATGGACGAGGTGGAACTCGCGGTGGCCGACGTGTGGGCGATGAACCTGTCCCCGGACAGCTTCCCGACCCAGTTCGTCCGGGAGCACCTGACCGGCCTGGGCGCGCTGACCACGGCGGCGCTGGCGGACGTGCCGGACCGGGCCCGGGTGCTGGTCGGCGGGGCCGTGACGCACCGCCAGCGCCCGGCGACCGCGGGCGGCGTCACGTTCCTGAACATCGAGGACGAGACCGGCATGGTCAACGTGGTGTGCACCGCCGGCCTGTGGGTCCGGTACCGCCGGATCGCCCGGTCGAGCCCGGCGCTGCTGATCCGCGGCGTGCTGGAGAAGGCGGAGGGCGTGATCAGCCTGCGAGCCGAACGCCTGCAACCGCTGTCGATCCGGATCCCCTCCCGCTCCCGCGACTTCCGCTGA
- a CDS encoding DNA polymerase Y family protein: MTAVYTLAVWCPDWPVVAAAAEAALPPHVPAAVVRANEVVACSAVARAEGVRRGQRKRAAQGQCPDLVVFEHDDVRDARLFEPVAAAVEELAPGIEVVRPGLVTVAAQGPVGYYGSAERAAERLVDHVAGHAGVEVQVGLADGLFAATIAAHRGLVVPPGGTADFLAPLDIRELDPAAEQRADRAELVDLLRRLGLRTLGAFAAVPERDVAGRFGRSAVLAHRLAAGVVERPRVRRRPPAELSVTQELDPPVERVDAAAFAAKALAERLHRVLADRGLACTRLGIQAVTETGERLRRVWRCADPLTPQGIADRVRWQLDGWLTRERLTSGLHLLQLDPEEIVDADALQLGLWPGAGQDQGEAAERAARAMVHVQGLLGPEAVLTPVPQGGRGPVERIRLVPWGDERVPETDPGRPWPGRLPAPAPATVFASPEPVTLVDEAGGDVVVTGYAELVVRPHRIVHGGRARAVVAWAGPWPVDERWWDGEHAVRAARLQVLGAGPDGEELAFLLIRVGGKWAVEGVYD, from the coding sequence GTGACGGCCGTGTACACGCTCGCCGTGTGGTGCCCGGACTGGCCGGTGGTGGCGGCGGCGGCCGAGGCCGCGTTGCCGCCGCACGTGCCGGCCGCGGTGGTCCGGGCGAACGAGGTGGTGGCGTGCTCGGCGGTGGCCCGCGCGGAGGGCGTGCGGCGCGGTCAGCGCAAGCGCGCCGCCCAGGGCCAGTGCCCCGACCTCGTGGTCTTCGAGCACGACGACGTCCGCGACGCCCGGCTGTTCGAGCCGGTCGCCGCCGCCGTCGAGGAACTCGCGCCGGGCATCGAGGTGGTCCGCCCGGGGCTGGTCACGGTCGCCGCGCAGGGACCGGTCGGCTACTACGGGTCGGCGGAGCGGGCGGCGGAGCGGCTCGTCGACCACGTCGCCGGGCACGCCGGCGTCGAAGTCCAGGTCGGCCTCGCGGACGGCCTGTTCGCCGCCACCATCGCCGCGCACCGCGGCCTGGTCGTGCCGCCCGGTGGCACGGCGGACTTCCTGGCCCCGCTGGACATCCGGGAGCTGGACCCGGCCGCCGAGCAGCGCGCGGACCGCGCCGAGCTGGTCGACCTGCTGCGCCGGCTCGGCCTGCGCACGCTGGGCGCGTTCGCCGCCGTCCCGGAACGCGACGTGGCCGGCCGGTTCGGCCGGTCCGCCGTGCTGGCGCACCGGTTGGCGGCGGGCGTGGTGGAACGGCCGCGGGTCCGCCGCCGGCCGCCGGCCGAGCTGTCGGTGACCCAGGAGCTGGACCCGCCGGTCGAGCGGGTCGACGCCGCCGCGTTCGCCGCGAAGGCCCTCGCCGAACGCCTGCACCGGGTGCTGGCCGACCGCGGCCTGGCCTGCACCCGGCTCGGCATCCAGGCCGTCACCGAGACCGGCGAGCGGTTGCGCCGGGTCTGGCGGTGCGCGGATCCCCTGACGCCGCAAGGCATCGCGGACCGGGTGCGCTGGCAGCTCGACGGCTGGCTGACCCGCGAGCGGCTCACCTCGGGCCTGCACCTGCTCCAGCTCGACCCGGAGGAGATCGTCGACGCCGACGCGCTCCAGCTGGGGCTCTGGCCGGGCGCGGGGCAGGACCAGGGCGAGGCCGCCGAACGGGCCGCCCGCGCGATGGTGCACGTGCAGGGCCTGCTCGGGCCGGAGGCCGTGCTCACCCCGGTGCCGCAGGGCGGCCGGGGCCCGGTGGAGCGGATCCGGCTGGTGCCGTGGGGTGACGAGCGCGTGCCGGAGACCGATCCGGGCCGGCCGTGGCCGGGCCGGCTGCCCGCGCCGGCACCGGCCACTGTCTTCGCCTCCCCCGAACCCGTGACGCTGGTGGACGAGGCGGGCGGTGACGTCGTGGTCACCGGCTACGCCGAGCTCGTCGTGCGCCCCCACCGGATCGTGCACGGCGGACGGGCGCGCGCGGTCGTGGCCTGGGCCGGGCCGTGGCCGGTGGACGAGCGGTGGTGGGACGGAGAGCACGCGGTGCGCGCGGCCCGGCTCCAGGTGCTGGGTGCCGGGCCGGACGGGGAAGAACTGGCGTTCCTGCTGATCCGCGTGGGCGGGAAGTGGGCGGTGGAAGGGGTGTACGACTGA
- the purH gene encoding bifunctional phosphoribosylaminoimidazolecarboxamide formyltransferase/IMP cyclohydrolase gives MTTPAERRPVRRALIGVSDKSGLLELATGLHAAGVEIVSTGGTAKALADAGVPVTAVEDVTGFPEVLDGRVKTLHPGVHAGLLADTRRPEHVAKLAELGIAPFDLLVVNLYPFVRTVASGASPDECVEQIDIGGPAMVRASAKNHASVAVVVDPERYGWVLEQVAAGGFTLADRQSLAASAFRHTASYDVAVASWMGSALAPDDEGSGFPGWVGATWNRKQVLRYGENPHQKAALYTRGDGRTGLATARQLHGKEMSYNNFVDSDAAWRAAWDHELPCVAIIKHANPCGIAVSSVEGPGAIADAHRNAHACDPVSAFGGVIAANREVTVELAEQVAEIFTEVIIAPAYADGALDVLTRKKNVRILVADEPARGGVETRAVSGGLLLQTVDTIEAEGDDPANWTLACGAALDAEGLADLAFAWRACRAVKSNAILLAAGGATVGAGMGQVNRVDAARLAVARAGDRARGAVAASDAFFPFPDGLEVLLAAGVRAVVQPGGSVRDAEVIAAAEAAGATVYLTGTRHFAH, from the coding sequence GTGACCACTCCTGCCGAGAGGCGACCGGTTCGTCGGGCCCTGATCGGGGTCTCCGACAAGTCGGGGCTGCTGGAACTGGCCACCGGCCTGCACGCGGCCGGAGTCGAGATCGTCTCCACCGGCGGCACCGCGAAGGCGCTGGCCGACGCCGGCGTGCCGGTGACCGCGGTGGAGGACGTGACCGGGTTCCCGGAGGTGCTCGACGGCCGGGTCAAGACGCTGCACCCCGGCGTGCACGCGGGCCTGCTGGCCGACACCCGGCGGCCCGAGCACGTGGCCAAGCTGGCGGAGCTGGGGATCGCCCCGTTCGACCTGCTGGTGGTCAACCTGTACCCGTTCGTCCGGACCGTGGCGTCGGGCGCGTCGCCGGACGAGTGCGTCGAGCAGATCGACATCGGCGGGCCGGCGATGGTGCGCGCGTCGGCCAAGAACCACGCGAGCGTGGCCGTCGTGGTCGACCCGGAGCGCTACGGCTGGGTGCTGGAGCAGGTCGCGGCCGGCGGGTTCACCCTGGCCGACCGGCAGTCGCTGGCGGCGTCGGCGTTCCGGCACACCGCGTCCTACGACGTGGCCGTGGCGTCCTGGATGGGCAGCGCGCTCGCCCCGGACGACGAGGGCTCCGGCTTCCCCGGCTGGGTCGGCGCGACCTGGAACCGCAAGCAGGTGCTGCGCTACGGCGAGAACCCGCACCAGAAGGCCGCGCTCTACACGCGGGGCGACGGGCGGACCGGGCTGGCCACCGCGCGGCAGCTGCACGGCAAGGAGATGTCCTACAACAACTTCGTGGACTCAGACGCGGCGTGGCGCGCGGCGTGGGACCACGAGCTGCCGTGCGTGGCGATCATCAAGCACGCCAACCCGTGCGGCATCGCGGTGTCCTCTGTGGAGGGTCCGGGTGCGATCGCGGACGCGCACCGCAACGCGCACGCGTGCGACCCGGTGTCGGCGTTCGGCGGGGTGATCGCGGCCAACCGCGAGGTGACCGTGGAGCTGGCCGAGCAGGTCGCGGAGATCTTCACCGAGGTGATCATCGCCCCGGCCTACGCCGACGGCGCGCTGGACGTGCTGACGCGCAAGAAGAACGTGCGGATCCTGGTCGCCGACGAGCCGGCCCGGGGCGGCGTGGAGACGCGCGCGGTCTCCGGCGGGCTGCTGCTGCAGACCGTGGACACCATCGAGGCCGAGGGCGACGACCCGGCGAACTGGACCCTGGCCTGCGGTGCCGCGCTGGACGCCGAGGGCCTGGCGGACCTGGCGTTCGCGTGGCGGGCGTGCCGCGCGGTGAAGTCGAACGCGATCCTGCTGGCGGCCGGCGGCGCCACCGTCGGGGCCGGCATGGGCCAGGTCAACCGGGTGGACGCGGCGCGGCTCGCGGTCGCGCGGGCCGGTGACCGGGCGCGCGGCGCGGTGGCCGCGTCGGACGCGTTCTTCCCGTTCCCGGACGGGCTGGAGGTGCTGCTGGCGGCCGGTGTGCGGGCCGTCGTGCAGCCCGGCGGCTCGGTGCGGGACGCGGAGGTCATCGCGGCGGCCGAGGCGGCGGGCGCGACCGTGTACCTGACCGGCACGCGGCACTTCGCGCACTGA
- the purN gene encoding phosphoribosylglycinamide formyltransferase has product MSAATTLRLPTPARVVVLISGSGTLLQALLDAAADPGYPVEVVAVGADRAGVEGLARAERAGVPGFAVKLRDHASRDAWDAALTDAVAAHEPDLVVSAGFMKILGPAFLARFGGRMINTHPALLPAFPGAHGVRDAVDYGVKVSGATVHLVDGGVDTGPILAQEAIVVGDGDDADSLHERIKVVERRLLVDVVARLAREGCTVNGRKVSIP; this is encoded by the coding sequence CTGAGCGCCGCGACCACACTCCGGCTTCCGACGCCCGCGCGGGTCGTCGTCCTGATCTCCGGCTCCGGCACCCTCTTGCAGGCGCTGCTGGACGCCGCCGCCGATCCCGGCTACCCCGTCGAGGTGGTGGCGGTCGGCGCGGACCGGGCCGGCGTCGAAGGTCTGGCCCGTGCCGAGCGCGCCGGCGTGCCCGGCTTCGCGGTGAAGCTGCGCGACCACGCGTCCCGGGACGCCTGGGACGCCGCGCTGACCGACGCGGTCGCCGCGCACGAACCCGACCTGGTGGTCTCCGCCGGGTTCATGAAGATCCTCGGACCCGCCTTCCTGGCCCGCTTCGGCGGCCGGATGATCAACACCCACCCCGCGCTGCTGCCCGCCTTCCCGGGCGCGCACGGCGTGCGCGACGCCGTCGACTACGGCGTCAAGGTCAGCGGCGCGACCGTGCACCTGGTGGACGGCGGCGTGGACACCGGGCCGATCCTGGCCCAGGAGGCGATCGTCGTCGGCGACGGTGACGACGCCGACAGCCTGCACGAGCGCATCAAGGTGGTGGAGCGGCGGCTGCTGGTGGACGTGGTCGCCCGACTGGCCCGCGAGGGCTGCACCGTGAACGGACGAAAGGTGAGCATCCCGTGA